In Scatophagus argus isolate fScaArg1 chromosome 7, fScaArg1.pri, whole genome shotgun sequence, a genomic segment contains:
- the fbxo31 gene encoding F-box only protein 31 isoform X1 has product MAVCARLCGVGQSRRCRRRQRQSQQDQGSDSDMDEEEEERIVGQRQADVGGGGLVSGVATAGPSDACEYGISHVNRGGRMERTSTGPPRLQSLADLPPELLVEIFSLLPGTALPNVALVCKKFKQILNTETIWRRRCMEEFGMKDDLRKTEVGGVSSRDLYVKRVNPRVKSGRFMKLLPDYEHMDYRDVYTHLLHPYRHILGLWQPDIGPYGGLLNVVVDGLFIIGWMYLPPHDPRVEDPMRRRPLFRIHMWESKKATVECMYGHKGPHKGDIQTVKKDEFSTKCNQTDHHRMPGGRQEEFRTWLEEEWGRTLEEIFHEHMQELILMKFIYTSQYDNCLTYRRIYLPPAKPSDLLQPGLFKGTYGSHGLEIVMLSFHDHFARATKLTGDPNVPAGQLTLDVDLSRPVVLPDLEQQRNIEELSRLVLGVHEEVQREAEQQANATSAAARSAAEGSCGSASAAEEEEETNPGVCSDSCQPGPSTTTTNPPESQPFILPLGVTARNEVYPRTCRKCFYGTGLIAGHGFTSPERTPGLFVLFDQDRFGFIWLELKSFSLYSRLTDHLAHAHAPNMERFEAMLRNMQSWTS; this is encoded by the exons ATGGCTGTTTGTGCCAGGCTTTGCGGAGTGGGTCAGTCGCGGAGGTGCAGGAGGCGACAGCGGCAAAGCCAGCAGGATCAGGGCAGCGACTCCGACATGgacgaggaagaagaggagcggATCGTGGGCCAGAGGCAAGCCGACGTCGGCGGCGGAGGCCTGGTGAGCGGAGTCGCCACTGCAGGGCCGAGTGACGCTTGTGAATATGGCATCAGTCATGTCAACAGAGGAGGCCGCATGGAGCGCACAAGCACGGGACCTCCACGCCTGCAGTCATTAGCCGATTTACCACCGGAGCTTTTAGTGGAAATATTCTCCTTGCTTCCGGGAACAGCTCTACCAAATGTTGCCCTCGTCTGCAAGAAATTCAAACAAATCCTTAACACTGAAACTATCTGGAGAAGGCGATGTATGGAAG AATTTGGTATGAAGGACGATTTGAGGAAGACGGAAGTGGGAGGAGTATCCAGCCGTGACCTCTACGTTAAAC GTGTGAACCCACGGGTGAAGTCTGGGCGCTTTATGAAGCTCCTCCCGGACTACGAGCACATGGACTATAGAGacgtgtacacacact TGCTTCACCCATACAGACATATCTTGGGCTTATGGCAGCCTGACATAGGGCCTTATGGTGGATTGCTCAACGTTGTG GTGGACGGGCTCTTCATCATTGGCTGGATGTATTTGCCACCTCATGACCCCCGTGTGGAGGATCCCATGAGAAGACGGCCGCTCTTCCGTATCCACATGTGGGAGAGCAAAAAGGCCACCGTGGAGTGCATGTATGGGCACAAGGGTCCCCACAAAGGAGACATTCAG ACTGTGAAGAAGGATGAATTTTCAACTAAATGTAACCAGACTGATCATCACCGCATGCCAGGCGGCAGACAGGAG gagttCAGGACATGGTTGGAGGAAGAATGGGGTCGGACACTGGAGGAAATCTTCCATGAGCACATGCAGGAGCTCATCCTGATGAAGTTCATTTATACGAGTCAATACGA CAACTGCTTGACATATCGGAGGATCTACCTGCCTCCTGCGAAGCCCTCTGACCTGCTGCAGCCAGGCCTCTTCAAAGGCACCTATGGCAGTCACGGCTTGGAGATTGTCATGCTCAGTTTCCACGATCATTTTGCGAGAGCCACCAAGCTCACA GGAGACCCCAATGTTCCTGCGGGACAACTCACTTTGGATGTTGATCTCAGCCGACCCGTGGTCCTCCCAGACTTGGAGCAACAGCGCAACATAGAGGAGCTGTCCCGGTTGGTACTCGGGGTACACGAGGAAGTACAGAGGGAAGCTGAACAACAGGCCAATGCCACTTCTGCCGCAGCCAGAAGTGCAGCAGAGGGCAGCTGTGGTAGTGCCAgcgcagcagaggaggaggaggagacaaatCCTGGTGTCTGTTCAGACAGCTGCCAGCCCGgccccagcaccaccaccaccaaccctCCTGAGAGCCAGCCCTTCATCCTGCCTCTGGGTGTTACGGCTCGCAATGAGGTGTACCCTCGCACCTGCAGGAAATG CTTCTATGGGACAGGCCTGATCGCTGGGCACGGCTTTACAAGTCCAGAGCGCACCCCAGGGCTCTTTGTGCTGTTTGATCAGGACCGTTTTGGTTTCATCTGGCTGGAGTTGAAGTCTTTCAGTCTTTACAGTCGCCTGACAGATCACTTGGCCCATGCTCACGCCCCAAACATGGAGCGATTTGAGGCCATGCTGCGCAACATGCAGTCCTGGACATCCTGA
- the fbxo31 gene encoding F-box only protein 31 isoform X2 — protein sequence MAVCARLCGVGQSRRCRRRQRQSQQDQGSDSDMDEEEEERIVGQRQADVGGGGLVSGVATAGPSDACEYGISHVNRGGRMERTSTGPPRLQSLADLPPELLVEIFSLLPGTALPNVALVCKKFKQILNTETIWRRRCMEEFGMKDDLRKTEVGGVSSRDLYVKLLHPYRHILGLWQPDIGPYGGLLNVVVDGLFIIGWMYLPPHDPRVEDPMRRRPLFRIHMWESKKATVECMYGHKGPHKGDIQTVKKDEFSTKCNQTDHHRMPGGRQEEFRTWLEEEWGRTLEEIFHEHMQELILMKFIYTSQYDNCLTYRRIYLPPAKPSDLLQPGLFKGTYGSHGLEIVMLSFHDHFARATKLTGDPNVPAGQLTLDVDLSRPVVLPDLEQQRNIEELSRLVLGVHEEVQREAEQQANATSAAARSAAEGSCGSASAAEEEEETNPGVCSDSCQPGPSTTTTNPPESQPFILPLGVTARNEVYPRTCRKCFYGTGLIAGHGFTSPERTPGLFVLFDQDRFGFIWLELKSFSLYSRLTDHLAHAHAPNMERFEAMLRNMQSWTS from the exons ATGGCTGTTTGTGCCAGGCTTTGCGGAGTGGGTCAGTCGCGGAGGTGCAGGAGGCGACAGCGGCAAAGCCAGCAGGATCAGGGCAGCGACTCCGACATGgacgaggaagaagaggagcggATCGTGGGCCAGAGGCAAGCCGACGTCGGCGGCGGAGGCCTGGTGAGCGGAGTCGCCACTGCAGGGCCGAGTGACGCTTGTGAATATGGCATCAGTCATGTCAACAGAGGAGGCCGCATGGAGCGCACAAGCACGGGACCTCCACGCCTGCAGTCATTAGCCGATTTACCACCGGAGCTTTTAGTGGAAATATTCTCCTTGCTTCCGGGAACAGCTCTACCAAATGTTGCCCTCGTCTGCAAGAAATTCAAACAAATCCTTAACACTGAAACTATCTGGAGAAGGCGATGTATGGAAG AATTTGGTATGAAGGACGATTTGAGGAAGACGGAAGTGGGAGGAGTATCCAGCCGTGACCTCTACGTTAAAC TGCTTCACCCATACAGACATATCTTGGGCTTATGGCAGCCTGACATAGGGCCTTATGGTGGATTGCTCAACGTTGTG GTGGACGGGCTCTTCATCATTGGCTGGATGTATTTGCCACCTCATGACCCCCGTGTGGAGGATCCCATGAGAAGACGGCCGCTCTTCCGTATCCACATGTGGGAGAGCAAAAAGGCCACCGTGGAGTGCATGTATGGGCACAAGGGTCCCCACAAAGGAGACATTCAG ACTGTGAAGAAGGATGAATTTTCAACTAAATGTAACCAGACTGATCATCACCGCATGCCAGGCGGCAGACAGGAG gagttCAGGACATGGTTGGAGGAAGAATGGGGTCGGACACTGGAGGAAATCTTCCATGAGCACATGCAGGAGCTCATCCTGATGAAGTTCATTTATACGAGTCAATACGA CAACTGCTTGACATATCGGAGGATCTACCTGCCTCCTGCGAAGCCCTCTGACCTGCTGCAGCCAGGCCTCTTCAAAGGCACCTATGGCAGTCACGGCTTGGAGATTGTCATGCTCAGTTTCCACGATCATTTTGCGAGAGCCACCAAGCTCACA GGAGACCCCAATGTTCCTGCGGGACAACTCACTTTGGATGTTGATCTCAGCCGACCCGTGGTCCTCCCAGACTTGGAGCAACAGCGCAACATAGAGGAGCTGTCCCGGTTGGTACTCGGGGTACACGAGGAAGTACAGAGGGAAGCTGAACAACAGGCCAATGCCACTTCTGCCGCAGCCAGAAGTGCAGCAGAGGGCAGCTGTGGTAGTGCCAgcgcagcagaggaggaggaggagacaaatCCTGGTGTCTGTTCAGACAGCTGCCAGCCCGgccccagcaccaccaccaccaaccctCCTGAGAGCCAGCCCTTCATCCTGCCTCTGGGTGTTACGGCTCGCAATGAGGTGTACCCTCGCACCTGCAGGAAATG CTTCTATGGGACAGGCCTGATCGCTGGGCACGGCTTTACAAGTCCAGAGCGCACCCCAGGGCTCTTTGTGCTGTTTGATCAGGACCGTTTTGGTTTCATCTGGCTGGAGTTGAAGTCTTTCAGTCTTTACAGTCGCCTGACAGATCACTTGGCCCATGCTCACGCCCCAAACATGGAGCGATTTGAGGCCATGCTGCGCAACATGCAGTCCTGGACATCCTGA
- the LOC124061300 gene encoding cocaine esterase-like, with protein sequence MMKKSVLFLTSVLFVCVAADLTAPEVHTKLGSLRGKYVSVKGKDTGVHAYLGVPFAKAPLGPALRLAAPQPVEGWEGVRDATKQPPMCVQNKKLVFDLLDKLGGIVPDVPDISEDCLYLNIYTPANRAHNAKLPVMVWIHGGGFTLGSASMFDGSALAAYQDVVVVLIQYRLGLLGFLSTGDEHLSGNFGLLDQVQALRWTQEHIHSFGGDPDLVTIFGESAGGVSVSLLLLSPLSDGLFHRAIAESGTAAMDMLYTNDPLPATHMVANMSGCSLESSKKIADCMKNLDINTIVTLAEDERLRFLLNVDGHFLTKPVDELFHKHELLMVPFMTGVNDDEGGWLLSDFLAPPNWTEGMDREQIVNIISIFYPDPKDAIFRDFLVDEYIGTGEDRVKNRNGFTEILGDMIFNIAAIKAANAHRDAGAPVYLYEYQHPPKFLQAKRPSFVRSDHGDEIFTVLGFCFTTSQVRLVDACAEEEEQLSRTMMSYWGNFAHTGSPNGRGLVHWPKYGSEGDYLKIGIKEQAAGQHLKKDRFVFLTQTLPEKIRQHKEKEHTEL encoded by the exons ATGATGAAGAAAAGTGTCCTCTTTCTGAcgtctgttttatttgtctgtgttgcGGCTGACCTAACTG CCCCTGAAGTCCACACAAAGCTTGGCAGCCTGAGAGGTAAGTATGTGAGCGTGAAGGGGAAGGACACAGGGGTCCATGCCTATCTGGGTGTCCCATTTGCCAAGGCCCCTTTAGGCCCTGCTCTGAGACTGGCTGCACCTCAGCCTGTAGAGGGATGGGAAGGAGTGAGGGACGCCACAAAGCAGCCACCAAT GTGTGTTCAGAACAAAAAGCTTGTTTTCGATCTGCTTGATAAGCTTGGCGGCATAGTGCCAGATGTTCCGGACATTTCAGAGGACTGCCTTTACCTGAACATTTACACTCCTGCAAACAGGGCTCACAATGCCAAGCTCCCA GTCATGGTCTGGATCCATGGTGGAGGGTTTACTCTGGGTTCAGCTTCCATGTTTGATGGCTCTGCCCTGGCTGCATACCAGGATGTGGTTGTGGTTCTGATCCAGTACCGCTTGGGACTTCTGGGCTTTCTCAG CACTGGAGATGAGCATTTGTCAGGGAACTTTGGTCTGCTGGACCAGGTCCAAGCTCTGAGGTGGACCCAGGAGCAcattcacagctttggagggGACCCAGATTTGGTTACCATATTTGGGGAGTCTGCTGGTGGAGTGAGTGTATCCCTTCTG CTTCTCTCACCGCTGTCTGATGGCCTGTTCCACCGTGCCATCGCCGAGAGTGGTACTGCTGCCATGGATATGCTCTACACAAATGATCCTCTACCAGCGACACAT ATGGTAGCAAATATGTCCGGCTGCAGCCTTGAGAGCTCAAAGAAGATCGCTGATTGCATGAAAAACCTTGATATTAATACTATTGTGACTCTTGCAGAG GATGAAAGATTGAGATTTCTCCTAAATGTTGATGGACACTTCCTGACAAAACCTGTGGATGAACTGTTCCATAAACATGAACTTCTCATGGTTCCATTCATGACTGGTGTTAATGATGATGAAGGGGGTTGGTTACTTTCTGAT TTCTTAGCCCCTCCAAACTGGACAGAAGGAATGGATCGGGAGCAGATTGTGAACATAATCTCCATATTCTACCCTGAT CCCAAAGATGCGATCTTCAGAGATTTCCTCGTGGATGAATATATTGGAACCGGTGAAGATcgtgtgaaaaacagaaatgggtTCACTGAGATTCTTGGAGATATGATATTCAACATTGCAGCCATCAAGGCTGCCAATGCCCACAGAG ATGCAGGTGCTCCTGTGTACCTGTACGAGTACCAGCATCCTCCCAAATTCCTGCAGGCAAAAAGGCCAAGCTTTGTCCGCAGTGACCACGGagatgaaatatttacagtattagGATTCTGCTTCACAACATCCCAAGTCAGATTAGTTG ATGCATGCgctgaagaagaggagcagtTAAGCAGAACCATGATGAGCTACTGGGGTAACTTTGCTCACACAGG ctCTCCAAATGGGCGCGGTCTTGTCCACTGGCCAAAGTATGGATCAGAAGGAGACTATCTGAAAATTGGTATAAAGGAGCAGGCAGCCGGCCAGCACCTGAAGAAGGACCGGTTTGTCTTCCTGACTCAGACCCTCCCGGAGAAGATCCGACAGCAtaaagagaaggagcacaccGAGCTGTAG